Proteins from one Fragaria vesca subsp. vesca linkage group LG6, FraVesHawaii_1.0, whole genome shotgun sequence genomic window:
- the LOC101298348 gene encoding exocyst complex component 7-like, whose protein sequence is MPTKGMRSLLFHHKAPSFSVHPSPSRSSISFPTPRRYPSAGLSFSDAMIEEIIGNAAVLAIKWDPEASGYANVTSMFYESKTEAHLFIKSVNDLQKVMHFLVAEDPTSEKLVHGHSLMQIAMKRLQKEFYQILSTNRAHLDPESVSTRSRSSRANSVSTSDDEIDDGAVTDEDLRFAGESVSEAEQVSSVAMADLKSIAECMISSGYAKECVHIYKMIRKSIIDEGMYKLGVERFASSRIHKIDKEVLDIRIKNWLNAVKVAMTSLFNGEKILCDTVFAVSNSIRESCFTHIAREAATLLFGFPQALVAKSKNFSSEENIFRLLDMYTAISENWPEIDSIFSFDSTATVRTQALNSLIKIGETVRSMLSDFEASIQKESSKTPVAGGGVHPLTQRVMNYLSILTDYSNVLADIFVDCPPPAKGLLPEFDSPNSEESSAPPICHIMAWIVLILICKLDGKAKNYKDVSVSYLFLTNNLQYVISKVRSSNLQYLLGEQWITKYEGKVRQFAVSYEQLAWGKVFSTLPENLTAEVSPDEARLVFRNFNFSLEEAFRKQKTSVVPDEKLREEIKALLIKTLVSVYKEFHDTHRVSVGSARNLALNVRLTPEDVEAYLSDLFSGTTEPVTSSSRRRSH, encoded by the coding sequence ATGCCGACCAAAGGAATGAGGAGCCTACTCTTTCACCACAAGGCCCCGTCTTTCTCCGTACATCCTTCACCCTCAAGATCCTCCATTTCCTTCCCCACTCCTCGCCGTTACCCTAGTGCCGGCCTTAGCTTCTCCGACGCAATGATCGAGGAGATCATTGGAAACGCCGCCGTTTTGGCGATCAAATGGGACCCGGAGGCCTCCGGATACGCCAACGTAACCTCCATGTTCTACGAGAGCAAGACCGAAGCTCACCTGTTCATAAAGTCCGTGAACGACCTCCAGAAGGTCATGCATTTCTTGGTCGCCGAGGATCCCACCTCCGAGAAGCTCGTCCACGGCCACAGCCTCATGCAGATCGCCATGAAGCGGTTACAGAAGGAGTTCTACCAGATTCTCTCCACGAACCGGGCTCATCTTGACCCAGAATCGGTCTCGACCCGGTCCAGGTCTTCCCGCGCCAATTCTGTCAGCACTTCGGACGACGAAATCGACGACGGAGCCGTGACAGACGAAGATTTACGTTTCGCCGGAGAATCCGTCTCCGAAGCTGAACAAGTCTCTTCCGTTGCCATGGCCGACCTGAAATCCATAGCCGAGTGCATGATCTCCTCCGGCTACGCCAAGGAGTGCGTTCACATTTACAAAATGATCAGAAAATCCATAATTGACGAAGGAATGTACAAGCTCGGAGTGGAGAGATTCGCCTCTTCTCGGATTCACAAGATTGACAAGGAGGTGCTCGATATCAGAATCAAGAACTGGCTGAATGCGGTGAAGGTGGCCATGACCTCGCTCTTCAACGGAGAGAAGATTCTATGCGATACCGTTTTCGCCGTCTCGAACTCAATCAGAGAGTCATGCTTCACACACATCGCCAGAGAAGCCGCAACTCTTCTCTTCGGATTTCCTCAAGCCCTCGTTGCAAAGAGCAAGAATTTCTCCTCGGAGGAGAATATATTCCGGCTGCTGGACATGTACACCGCTATATCGGAAAACTGGCCGGAAATAGACTCCATATTCTCTTTCGACTCCACAGCTACCGTCCGAACTCAAGCTCTCAACTCCCTGATCAAAATCGGTGAGACTGTTCGGTCAATGCTGTCTGATTTCGAAGCGTCAATTCAAAAAGAATCGTCAAAAACACCCGTCGCAGGCGGTGGAGTGCATCCTTTGACTCAGCGCGTGATGAATTACCTATCTATTCTCACCGATTACAGCAACGTGTTGGCTGACATTTTCGTTGACTGCCCTCCGCCGGCGAAGGGGCTGCTGCCGGAGTTCGACAGTCCTAATTCTGAAGAGTCATCAGCGCCGCCGATCTGCCACATTATGGCTTGGATTGTCCTCATTCTAATATGCAAGCTTGACGGCAAAGCCAAGAATTACAAAGACGTTTCGGTCTCTTATCTGTTCCTAACCAATAATCTCCAATACGTAATCTCGAAAGTCCGGTCTTCAAATCTGCAGTACCTTCTCGGCGAGCAGTGGATAACTAAGTATGAGGGGAAGGTGAGACAGTTCGCCGTGAGCTACGAGCAGTTGGCCTGGGGGAAGGTGTTCTCCACGTTACCGGAAAATCTAACAGCGGAGGTTTCCCCTGACGAAGCGAGGTTGGTTTTCCGGAACTTCAACTTCAGCTTGGAGGAAGCTTTCCGGAAACAGAAGACCAGTGTTGTACCGGACGAGAAACTCCGGGAAGAAATCAAAGCGTTGCTGATAAAGACGCTGGTTTCGGTTTACAAGGAGTTTCATGATACGCATAGGGTTTCTGTCGGGAGTGCGAGAAATCTGGCCTTGAATGTCAGATTAACCCCTGAAGATGTTGAAGCTTACTTATCGGACTTATTTTCCGGGACGACGGAACCTGTTACTTCTTCGTCTCGTCGGCGCTCTCACTGA
- the LOC101312551 gene encoding probable pectate lyase 4-like, which yields MGNSHGHRKHRNGAKHPVTATPPFKYQSSDHPEAHNPSSSKPIMAVSLPYSHVDSSLRALAAQAEGFGRLAIGGLHGPLYHVTTLADDGPGSLREACRKKEPLWIVFDISGTINLSSYLNVSSHKTIDGRGQRIKFTGKGLRLKECEHVIICNLEFEGGRGPDVDGIQIKPNSKHIWIDRCSLRDYEDGLIDITRCSTDITISRCHFSEHDKTMLIGADPSHVDDRCIRVTIHHCFFDGTRQRHPRVRFAKVHLYNNYTRNWGIYAVCASVESQIYSQCNIYEAGQKKIAFKYLTEKAADKEAATTGFIKSEGDLFITGTKAGSSTEGGEDCTFHPSKHYQTWTVGPPVDDLKHVLQHCTGWQSIPRPADQASVAS from the exons ATGGGCAACTCCCACGGCCACCGCAAACACCGTAACGGCGCGAAGCACCCCGTAACGGCCACCCCACCCTTTAAATATCAGTCCTCCGATCATCCCGAAGCTCATAACCCCAGCTCAAGTAAGCCCATCATGGCTGTGTCCTTGCCTTACTCTCATGTTGACTCCTCCCTTCGCGCCCTCGCTGCCCAAGCTGAAGGCTTTGGCCGCTTAGCCATTGGCGGCCTCCATGGTCCTCTTTACCACGTCACCACTCTAGCAG ATGATGGTCCAGGGTCACTTAGGGAAGCCTGTCGAAAGAAAGAGCCACTTTGGATTGTGTTTGATATTTCGGGCACTATCAATCTCTCGTCTTACTTGAATGTGTCGTCGCATAAGACAATTGATGGCCGGGGTCAGAGGATTAAGTTTACGGGGAAGGGGTTGAGACTGAAGGAGTGTGAGCATGTGATCATATGCAATTTAGAGTTTGAAGGTGGTAGAGGACCAGATGTTGATGGCATTCAGATAAAACCAAACTCTAAGCACATATGGATAGACCGGTGCAGCCTCCGAGATTATGAAGACGGACTTATAGATATCACCAGATGCAGCACGGATATTACAATTTCAAG GTGTCATTTCTCGGAGCATGATAAGACAATGCTAATTGGAGCAGACCCCTCTCATGTTGATGACAGATGCATCCGAGTTACAATTCACCACTGTTTCTTTGATGGGACCCGACAGCGGCATCCTCGAGTTAGATTCGCCAAAGTACATCTATACAACAATTACACTCGAAACTGGGGCATATATGCTGTTTGTGCCAGTGTAGAATCACAG ATATACTCTCAATGCAATATATATGAAGCAGGACAGAAGAAAATAGCCTTTAAATACCTTACAGAGAAG GCAGCGGACAAGGAGGCAGCAACAACCGGCTTCATTAAGTCGGAAGGGGACTTATTCATAACTGGAACTAAAGCAGGATCATCCACCGAGGGTGGTGAAGATTGCACGTTTCATCCTAGCAAGCACTACCAGACATGGACAGTAGGACCTCCAGTCGATGATCTGAAACATGTTCTCCAACATTGCACCGGATGGCAGTCCATTCCTCGACCAGCTGATCAGGCAAGTGTTGCATCGTAG
- the LOC101298634 gene encoding ankyrin repeat-containing protein At3g12360-like: MLNVRLSSGHAGDWDLEKGLLEPSTPGARSEPPMSPHASRALLLSNSSKSLLVSNSSKSLMVSNSSKSLMVSNSGKSLGISNSGKSLGMSNSVKRMDQAGKKKYVRQVTGRFNDTELHLEAKRGDVAAVQHIIGEIDAQMMGTLSGAEFDAEVAEIRSAVVNEVNELGETPLFAAAEKGHLGVVKELLPFTTTEGIYMKNRIGYDPLHIAASQGHQAIVQVLLDHEPGLSKTLGPSNATALVSAATRGHIEVIKVLLSHDPSLLEISKSNGKNALHFAARQGHVDIVNALLDKDPQLVNRVDKKGQTALHMAVKGHSWEVVKLLLKADSALVMHPDKYGNLALHVATRKKRTEIVNELLAHPRTDVNALTREQKTSLDIAEALPFSEESTAIKESLTQAGGLRAQELNQPRDELRNTVSAIKKDVRTQLEQARKTSKSVNGIANELRKLQREGINIATNSVTVVASLIATLAFAAIFTVPGGDLDSGLAVTVGTAPFKMFYFFNAISLFVALSVVVVQITLVRGETKTERRVIQVINKAMWLASMTTTIAFISASYIVVGRHNRWAAVLVTVIGGCIISAVLGVMTYLVMKSKKIRKVRKREKLLTRTGSSLYTEDSGSEVNRVYAL, encoded by the exons ATGCTGAATGTCCGTTTGTCATCCGGACATGCAG GTGATTGGGACCTGGAGAAGGGGCTGCTGGAGCCATCAACGCCGGGAGCTCGATCGGAGCCGCCGATGTCACCCCACGCATCGAGGGCGCTGCTTCTGTCAAATTCCAGCAAGTCTCTATTGGTTTCGAATTCCAGCAAGTCTCTAATGGTTTCAAATTCTAGCAAGTCTCTTATGGTTTCGAATTCCGGCAAGTCTTTGGGCATCTCCAATTCCGGTAAGTCTTTGGGCATGTCAAATTCCGTCAAGCGGATGGATCAGGCGGGGAAGAAGAAGTACGTGCGGCAAGTCACCGGCCGCTTCAACGACACCGAGCTCCACCTGGAGGCGAAGCGGGGTGACGTGGCCGCCGTGCAGCATATCATCGGCGAAATTGATGCGCAGATGATGGGGACGCTGAGTGGGGCTGAGTTTGATGCGGAGGTGGCTGAGATTAGGTCGGCGGTTGTTAATGAGGTCAATGAGTTGGGAGAGACGCCGCTTTTCGCCGCCGCCGAGAAGGGGCACCTTGGTGTGGTAAAGGAGCTCTTGCCTTTTACCACCACGGAGGGGATTTACATGAAGAACAGGATCGGCTATGATCCATTGCATATTGCTGCTAGTCAAGGCCACCAAG CAATTGTACAGGTTCTGTTAGACCATGAACCAGGACTTAGCAAAACACTAGGCCCATCGAATGCAACAGCTCTTGTGTCCGCAGCTACAAGAGGGCATATAGAAGTGATTAAGGTGTTATTGTCTCATGATCCTAGCTTGCTAGAAATTTCTAAATCCAATGGGAAGAATGCATTGCATTTTGCGGCACGGCAGGGACATGTTGATATTGTGAATGCTTTGCTTGACAAGGATCCACAACTAGTAAACAGAGTTGACAAGAAAGGACAGACTGCTTTGCATATGGCCGTAAAAGGTCATAGCTGGGAGGTGGTGAAGTTGCTCCTTAAAGCAGATTCAGCTCTTGTCATGCACCCAGACAAGTATGGCAATTTAGCATTACATGTGGCCACAAGGAAGAAGCGAACAGAG ATAGTGAATGAGCTGTTAGCCCATCCCCGCACAGATGTGAATGCTCTAACAAGAGAACAAAAAACTTCCCTTGATATAGCTGAAGCACTTCCTTTCTCTGAAGAATCCACAGCGATTAAGGAAAGCTTAACTCAGGCTGGTGGTCTCCGAGCCCAAGAACTTAACCAGCCAAGGGATGAGCTTAGAAACACTGTGTCAGCTATAAAAAAGGATGTCCGCACTCAGCTTGAACAAGCCCGCAAAACCAGTAAGAGTGTTAATGGAATTGCCAATGAGCTCCGTAAGCTACAAAGGGAAGGAATCAACATTGCAACTAACTCGGTCACAGTGGTTGCGTCACTCATCGCAACATTAGCATTTGCAGCCATATTTACTGTCCCCGGTGGTGATTTAGATAGTGGGTTGGCTGTGACGGTTGGAACTGCACCGTTCAAGATGTTTTATTTCTTCAATGCCATTTCACTCTTCGTAGCATTGTCTGTTGTCGTGGTACAGATCACCCTTGTTCGGGGTGAGACGAAGACTGAGAGGAGGGTTATTCAAGTGATTAACAAGGCAATGTGGTTGGCCTCTATGACCACTACAATAGCATTTATATCTGCATCATATATAGTGGTTGGTCGACATAATCGGTGGGCTGCAGTCCTCGTCACAGTTATAGGAGGGTGTATAATTTCAGCCGTTCTTGGTGTCATGACATATCTTGTGATGAAGTCCAAAAAAATTCGTAAAGTGAGAAAGAGAGAGAAGCTTCTTACAAGGACTGGATCCTCCTTGTACACAGAGGACTCTGGCTCAGAAGTGAATCGTGTTTACGCCCTTTAA
- the LOC101312842 gene encoding ankyrin repeat-containing protein At5g02620-like produces MEAPVRQQSFCEKKMTKQLTGKREDAPLHLAARTGNLGLVLEIISNCGEAELDEVLMKQNHSGEIALYVAAECGYVDVVKEMMKYCDAGLASIKARNGFDAFHIASKQGHLEVLKVLMEAIPELSMTVDQTNTTALHTAAAQGHIEVVNFLLENDCRLVSIARSNAKTAFHSAARNGHLDVIKALLRKEPETATRKDKKGQTALHMAVKGQNVELVDELAKADPSMINMVDNKGNTALHIATRKGRAQIVQQLLGYKGIATTIINKSGETVLDTAQKNGQSVIAAILEEQGIQSAKSMRPPTIMANRELKQTVSDIKHEVHDQIKQTRHTRKQVHGMVKRLSKMHSDGLNNAINSTTFVAVLIATVAFAAIFTVPGQYPKEEDNLPPEYSPGEANIAPKAEFIVFFVFDSFALFISLAVVVVQTSIVVIERKQKEQLMSIINKLMWMACVMVSVAFLALSYVIVGEKEKWLAVGVTGIGTVILGMTLGTMCYWMVVQRLEASKLRSSTRRSSMSTRSHSGSFSVMSDSELINTEFKKKRVYAI; encoded by the exons ATGGAAGCACCTGTGAGGCAGCAAAGCTTCTGTGAGAAGAAGATGACGAAGCAGTTGACAGGGAAGCGGGAAGATGCACCCTTGCATTTGGCAGCAAGAACAGGAAATTTGGGATTGGTGTTAGAGATCATCTCAAATTGTGGGGAGGCAGAGTTGGATGAAGTGTTGATGAAGCAGAATCACTCGGGTGAAATCGCCTTGTATGTGGCGGCTGAGTGTGGCTATGTTGATGTGGTGAAGGAAATGATGAAGTACTGTGATGCTGGTTTAGCTAGTATCAAAGCTAGAAATGGGTTTGATGCATTTCACATTGCTTCCAAGCAAGGCCACTTAG AGGTATTGAAGGTACTCATGGAGGCAATACCAGAACTTTCGATGACGGTTGATCAAACAAACACCACAGCACTGCACACTGCAGCAGCGCAGGGTCACATTGAAGTAGTAAATTTCCTTTTGGAGAATGATTGCCGCTTGGTATCCATAGCACGAAGCAATGCAAAAACTGCCTTTCATTCTGCAGCAAGAAATGGGCATTTAGATGTCATCAAGGCACTCTTGAGAAAAGAACCTGAAACTGCAACGAGGAAGGATAAGAAGGGGCAGACAGCTCTCCATATGGCAGTTAAGGGACAGAATGTTGAGCTGGTGGATGAGCTAGCAAAAGCGGATCCTTCTATGATAAACATGGTGGATAACAAGGGTAACACTGCCTTGCATATAGCAACCCGGAAGGGTAGAGCTCAG ATTGTTCAGCAGCTGTTGGGTTACAAGGGAATTGCCACGACTATCATTAACAAATCTGGTGAAACTGTTCTTGACACTGCTCAGAAAAATGGGCAATCTGTAATTGCTGCCATTCTAGAAGAGCAAGGCATTCAAAGTGCCAAATCCATGAGACCACCAACCATAATGGCAAACCGAGAGCTCAAACAAACTGTCAGTGACATAAAACATGAGGTGCATGACCAGATCAAGCAAACACGGCATACACGAAAGCAAGTGCATGGTATGGTAAAACGGCTCAGCAAAATGCACTCGGATGGGCTTAACAATGCAATAAACTCCACCACATTTGTGGCTGTCCTCATTGCCACCGTTGCCTTTGCTGCAATTTTCACAGTCCCAGGCCAATACCCCAAAGAAGAGGATAATCTGCCACCTGAATACTCTCCTGGAGAAGCGAACATTGCTCCAAAAGCCGAGTTTATAGTCTTCTTCGTCTTTGATTCTTTTGCACTCTTCATATCTTTGGCTGTAGTGGTGGTTCAAACTTCTATTGTTGTTATAGAGAGGAAGCAAAAAGAGCAGTTGATGTCAATCATAAACAAGCTAATGTGGATGGCTTGTGTGATGGTTTCGGTTGCATTTCTTGCACTGTCTTATGTGATTGTCGGAGAGAAAGAGAAATGGTTGGCTGTTGGAGTAACAGGTATAGGTACAGTGATTTTGGGAATGACATTGGGAACAATGTGTTATTGGATGGTTGTGCAGAGACTTGAGGCTTCAAAACTTCGTAGCAGCACTCGAAGATCATCAATGAGCACTAGGTCACATTCTGGGTCTTTTTCAGTGATGTCAGATTCTGAGCTCATCAACACTGAGTTTAAAAAGAAGAGAGTGTATGCAATTTGA
- the LOC101298922 gene encoding probable membrane-associated kinase regulator 4-like: MAINQASSDHQTSDEDYIDMEVSSSSSNFFCYSISSSPPQTREFEFQMSSVPDHDKQSTTSPADELFYKGTLLPLHLPPRLQMVQNILQTSNATKLDNKTQQAIEQSFNLPFIKSSRTAPNTNTSTPLDRSCNISPSESRRVSSELNPDDYVSGWTEEMSVFIGDDPSKKSNWSKKLKLIKQSILSQKLKASRAYVKSLFSKSTCADHECSSAKLASNTEPENGSKGNKEYLNKYMKMAKKNPFGKIDNGRYQISSTTLMKSIEKEMAEENATTIHRNSSGFSDSQLLKRSISANSEIESSIEGAIAHCKQSQQIVGVKRQFVGVKRHQDLPNATSKAMRETHMIAL, translated from the exons ATGGCCATAAACCAAGCTTCAAGTGATCATCAAACATCAGATGAAGACTACATTGACATGGAAGTAAGTTCTTCTTCCTCAAACTTCTTCTGTTACTCCATTAGCTCTAGTCCACCACAAACCAGAGAGTTTGAGTTCCAAATGTCCTCAGTTCCTGACCATGACAAACAGTCCACTACTTCTCCAGCTGATGAGCTCTTCTACAAAGGAACACTCCTTCCACTTCATCTCCCACCTCGCTTGCAAATGGTTCAAAATATCCTTCAAACCTCAAACGCTACCAAACTTGATAACAAAACCCAACAAGCCATTGAACAAAGCTTCAACCTTCCCTTCATCAAAAGCTCTAGAACTGCTCCAAACACTAACACAAGTACCCCATTGGATAGGTCCTGCAATATCTCACCCTCAGAGTCTCGCAGGGTCAGTAGTGAGCTAAACCCTGATGATTATGTCTCTGGATGGACAGAAGAAATGAGTGTTTTCATTGGTGATGATCCTTCAAAAAAATCTAATTGGTCCAAAAAGCTTAAGCTGATAAAACAGTCCATTCTGAGTCAAAAGCTCAAGGCTTCAAGAGCATATGTTAAGTCCTTGTTTAGTAAGTCCACTTGTGCAGATCATGAGTGCTCCTCAGCCAAGTTAGCAAGCAATACAGAACCAGAAAATGGCTCAAAAGGTAACAAGGAGTACTTAAACAAGTACATGAAGATGGCAAAGAAGAACCCTTTTGGGAAAATTGACAATGGCAGATATCAGATTTCAAGTACTACTCTCATGAAGAGCATTGAGAAAGAAATGGCTGAGGAAAATGCCACCACGATCCATAGAAA TTCAAGTGGGTTCTCAGATTCACAGTTGCTCAAGAGGAGTATCAGTGCAAATTCTGAGATAGAGAGCTCAATTGAAGGAGCCATTGCTCACTGCAAACAGTCACAGCAGATTGTGGGTGTTAAGAGACAGTTTGTGGGGGTCAAGAGACACCAGGATTTGCCCAATGCCACATCCAAAGCCATGAGAGAGACACACATGATTGCACTATAG
- the LOC101299220 gene encoding uncharacterized protein LOC101299220, protein MSWLRNAVNLAVEAGAGKSLTRTVRNYADTVVLHAGNAVAGGAKLILPDRIGPRNLQSFKHTVKRLEEVSVSCRGIERVQLLRRWLVALKEIERLTAIYNYQERNSEDHIMSDENSDSPKRPTLVYYVDADMGDEPKTFRDVFLHSQALEGITLSMILEEPTEEEVSLLLEIYGLCLTGGREVHGVVMSSVQNLAKALSFYQDEVLIKREELLQLAQNAISGLKINADLTRIDAEACSIREELDKLMALQQPLSESYNNSSETERDATVENLKAALVEIQLCSRLESLLLKKKSLSNGDSPELHTEKVEKLKVLSESLANSTSQAEKRILDHRYQKEEALNFRVAKANEVSQLEKDLVAEIAQTERQREELQEALKKVIISLNVLRGRLHNAREEREQFDEASNQIIVHLKSKEDELSRSIDSCRAEVDVVNTWICFLEDTWVLQASYTEKKEKQVNEELEKYGGYFVNLVIHLLSTYKESLRSSITCIRNLVERMRLTEGSSIPLGKDDGSSSRSNPRKNIEEEYLDVEAKLLTTLSVVDTMKRQFYVQNEGIYRKDGQKVKELFNDLKNIKDEFDSIERPVLVIEASPRKPDTPPSDGPFLSPTPTSTSPLGIRTPFFKRDGSSKSSLFKKEKKLDQNEESVKLDPPLATRSPHSSSDKEEKKSEPKVEAKLYRGLDIESREGSAEFEITDWVFDELEKSVDTPSPAKEITTASAKENTTAPSKDITTALAKEITTAPPSKDITTTPPSKENTTVALPQENATAPSKENTLAPAKENTTATPSKECTTAPAKEITTAPAEEKITAPVKEITTVPAKEITPAPAQENITAVVKEITTVPPSKDITTTPAQENTTAPAKEVTTAPANENATANANENTTPPSQVNASAHASENTTVDPNRENTTTASAKENTTTAPSQVNAAAHASATTTAVPTKETTLLLLPRTTPLLTSRKNRPNA, encoded by the exons ATGTCGTGGTTAAGAAATGCGGTGAACTTGGCCGTAGAAGCAGGGGCCGGCAAGAGCCTCACTCGCACCGTTCGTAACTACGCCGACACCGTCGTCCTCCATGCAGGCAATGCCGTCGCCGGTGGAGCCAAACTTATCCTCCCTGACCGCATT GGTCCGCGGAATTTACAGAGCTTTAAGCATACTGTGAAAAGATTGGAGGAAGTGTCGGTTTCGTGTAGAGGGATAGAGAGAGTTCAGCTCTTGCGAAGGTGGTTGGTTGCTCTTAAAGAAATTGAGAGATTGACTGCCATTTACAATTATCAGGAAAGGAACTCTGAAGATCACATCATGTCCGATGAAAACTCTGATTCCCCGAAAAGACCTACCCTG GTTTATTATGTTGACGCTGATATGGGTGATGAACCGAAAACATTTCGCGATGTCTTTCTCCATAGCCAAGCTCTTGAAGGCATAACATTGTCCATG ATTCTTGAAGAACCAACTGAGGAAGAAGTTTCACTACTTCTGGAGATATATGG GCTCTGTCTTACAGGAGGAAGGGAAGTACATGGTGTAGTGATGAGCAGTGTACAGAATTTGGCAAAAGCACTTTCATTCTACCAAGATGAAGTACTG ATAAAGCGAGAAGAATTGCTCCAGTTGGCTCAAAATGCAATTTCAGGGCTTAAAATAAATGCTGATCTCACAAG AATAGATGCTGAAGCCTGCAGCATAAGGGAAGAACTTGATAAACTAATGGCACTACAGCAGCCTTTAAGTGAAAGTTATAACAATTCATCTGAGACAGAAAGAGATGCAACGGTAGAG AATTTAAAAGCAGCGCTCGTAGAAATTCAATTATGTTCCCGGTTAGAGTCACTGTTACTAAAGAAGAAATCCTTGAGCAATGGGGATTCACCTGAGCTGCACACTGAAAAG GTTGAGAAATTGAAAGTATTATCAGAATCTCTTGCTAATTCTACCTCACAGGCAGAAAAGCGCATTTTGGACCACAG ATATCAGAAAGAAGAAGCACTTAACTTTCGTGTAGCTAAAGCTAATGAAGTAAGCCAACTTGAGAAG GATTTGGTGGCAGAGATTGCTCAAACGGAGAGGCAAAGAGAAGAACTCCAAGAAGCACTGAAGAAG GTCATTATCTCATTGAATGTTCTTCGTGGGCGCCTTCACAATGCGAGAGAAGAAAGAGAACAATTTGATGAAGCAAGTAATCAGATTATTGTACACTTAAAATCAAAG GAAGATGAACTTTCACGATCCATTGATTCATGTAGAGCAGAAGTTGATGTTGTCAATACCTGGATTTGTTTTTTGGAAGATACCTGGGTTCTCCAGGCATCATACACAGAGAAAAAGGAGAAGCAGGTCAA TGAGGAACTGGAGAAATATGGAGGCTATTTTGTGAACTTGGTAATCCATCTTCTCTCTACTTATAAG GAAAGCTTGCGTTCATCCATCACTTGTATCAGGAATCTTGTGGAGAGAATGCGTTTAACTGAAGG TTCAAGTATACCACTCGGTAAAGATGATGGAAGTTCAAGCAGAAGTAACCCTAGGAAAAATATTGAAGAGGAATATCTGGATGTGGAAGCCAAG TTATTGACCACCTTGAGTGTAGTAGACACCATGAAGAGGCAATTCTATGTTCAAAATGAAGGCATCTACAG GAAAGATGGCCAGAAGGTCAAAGAGCTCTTCAATGACCTCAAGAACATAAAAGATGAGTTTGACTCCATTGAAAGACCTGTATTGGTAATTGAAGCTTCACCACGAAAACCAGACACACCACCTAGTGATGGGCCGTTTTTAAGTCCAACTCCTACCTCTACCTCACCATTGGGAATCAGGACTCCATTTTTCAAACGGGACGGTTCATCCAAATCTTCGTTGTTTAAGAAGGAGAAGAAACTAGATCAAAATGAAGAGTCAGTAAAATTAGATCCACCTCTGGCTACTAGGTCTCCTCACTCTTCCTCGGATAAGGAGGAGAAGAAATCAGAGCCAAAGGTAGAAGCCAAGTTATATCGAGGACTTGATATTGAGAGCAGAGAAGGCTCAGCAGAATTTGAGATTACTGATTGGGTGTTTGATGAACTTGAAAAGTCAGTAGACACCCCTTCTCCTGCTAAAGAAATCACCACTGCTTCTGCCAAAGAAAACACCACTGCTCCTTCCAAAGATATCACGACTGCTCTTGCTAAGGAAATCACCACAGCTCCCCCTTCCAAAGATATCACCACTACTCCTCCTTCCAAAGAAAACACCACTGTTGCTCTTCCCCAAGAAAATGCCACTGCTCCTTCCAAAGAAAACACCCTTGCTCCTGCTAAGGAAAACACCACTGCTACTCCTTCCAAAGAATGCACCACTGCTCCTGCTAAGGAAATCACCACTGCTCCGGCCGAAGAAAAGATCACTGCTCCTGTTAAGGAGATCACCACAGTCCCCGCTAAAGAAATCACCCCTGCTCCGGCCCAAGAAAACATCACTGCTGTTGTTAAGGAGATCACCACTGTTCCTCCTTCTAAAGATATCACCACTACTCCGGCCCAAGAAAACACCACTGCTCCCGCTAAGGAAGTCACCACTGCTCCTGCCAACGAAAACGCCACTGCTAATGCAAACGAGAACACCACCCCTCCTTCTCAAGTAAACGCTTCTGCTCATGCCAGTGAAAACACCACTGTTGATCCAAACAGGGAAAACACCACTACTGCTTCTGCCAAGGAAAACACCACTACTGCTCCTTCTCAAGTAAACGCTGCTGCTCATGCCAGCGCAACCACCACTGCCGTTCCTACCAAGGAAACAACACTGCTGCTCCTCCCAAGGACGACACCACTGTTAACCAGTAGGAAAAATAGGCCTAATGCATAA